From the genome of Arachis ipaensis cultivar K30076 unplaced genomic scaffold, Araip1.1 Aipa743, whole genome shotgun sequence, one region includes:
- the LOC107624618 gene encoding uncharacterized protein LOC107624618: MEHALQAQHVPNNQYVEFAAYQLLGEAQHWWQAECRLLQLQNADVPWDIFQTAFYRKYFPKSARKAKEIKLMQLKQGSLSVAYYTGKFEGLCRFSRVCQDVPKTYESWKCIKYQRGLKDSIMTAVASMEIHTFFELVNKARVVEEYAKTVASSKETHGGNTSWGRGKYYKWCKYLMITANCEAIV; the protein is encoded by the exons ATGGAGCATGCTTTACAGGCGCAGCATGTTCCAAACAACCAATATGTGGAGTTCGCCGCATATCAACTTCTGGGAGAGGCCCAGCATTGGTGGCAAGCCGAGTGCCGCTTGCTACAGCTTCAGAACGCCGATGTTCCTTGGGATATATTCCAAACGGCCTTCTATAGGAAGTATTTTCCTAAGTCTGCAAGGAAAGCAAAGGAGATAAaacttatgcagctgaagcaaggttccttaTCTGTGGCATATTATACTGGCAAATTTGAGGGGCTTTGTAGGTTTTCAAGGGTATGTCAAGATGTCCCAAAGACCTACGAAAGCTGGAAATGTATCAAGTATCAGAGGGGGTTGAAGGATAGCATCATGACTGCTGTGGCTTCTATGGAGATTCATACCTTCTTTGAGTTGGTGAACAAAGCGAGGGTGGTTGAGGAATATGCGAAAACAGTAGCTTCGTCCAAGGAAACTCACGGAGGAAACACTAGTTGGGGACGTGGCAA GTATTATAAATGGTGCAAATACCTCATGATTACAGCAAACTGTGAGGCAATTGTTTGA